The Staphylococcus saprophyticus subsp. saprophyticus ATCC 15305 = NCTC 7292 genome contains the following window.
AGCTACAACTGCGCCTGCGGGTACATCTTGAGTAACAATGGCACCAGCAGCGACAATGGCACCGGCACCGACACACACACCTTCAAGAATGACTGCATTAGCACCAATAAGTACGTCATCTTCAATAACAACAGGTGAAGCACTTGGTGGTTCGATAACACCAGCTAAAACTGAACCAGCACCGACATGTACATTTTTACCTGTTGTAGCACGTCCGCCTAATGTAGCATTCATATCAACCATTGTGCCTTCTCCAACAACAGCACCGATATTAATTGTTGCGCCCATCATGATTACAGCACCATCTTCAATAATGGCTTGTTCACGAATAAATGCACCAGGTTCAATACGTGCATTCGTATTTGTTAAATCTTTCAATGGAATAGCTGAGTTGCTTCGATCCATTTCAACTTCAATTTCATCAATAACT
Protein-coding sequences here:
- the dapD gene encoding 2,3,4,5-tetrahydropyridine-2,6-dicarboxylate N-acetyltransferase translates to MVQHLTAEEIIQYISDAKKSTPLKVYINGDFENITFPSDFKVFGSSDSKVIFCEADDWKPFYESNQSVIDEIEVEMDRSNSAIPLKDLTNTNARIEPGAFIREQAIIEDGAVIMMGATINIGAVVGEGTMVDMNATLGGRATTGKNVHVGAGSVLAGVIEPPSASPVVIEDDVLIGANAVILEGVCVGAGAIVAAGAIVTQDVPAGAVVAGTPAKVIKQTTEVEDSKREIVSALRKLND